A stretch of the Agromyces larvae genome encodes the following:
- a CDS encoding IclR family transcriptional regulator: protein MTTDAPLPAAPPLQTLSRGIRMLELLADTGEPMPIPAIATGLGLHRSITYRILRTLEEHGLVVRDASGSVQLGPRMATLARSVSRDLQSAALPQLTAVANELGMTAFLVVLDRHDVVTLVTVEPTHAHGTVAQRPGTRHPLATGAPGIAIQSVLTEAQWRALPDEHPRDEAAEALARGYATSHDEVIPGLAAVASPVSAPGHPVAAIAVVYVASDRDPAPIGARLRQAAAEITADLR from the coding sequence ATGACCACGGATGCTCCGCTGCCCGCCGCACCGCCGCTGCAGACGCTGTCACGCGGCATCCGAATGCTCGAACTGCTCGCCGACACGGGCGAACCGATGCCGATCCCCGCGATCGCGACCGGCCTGGGCCTGCACCGCTCGATCACGTACCGGATCCTGCGCACCCTCGAGGAGCACGGACTGGTGGTGCGCGATGCGTCCGGCTCGGTGCAGCTCGGCCCCCGCATGGCGACCCTCGCCCGTTCGGTCTCGCGCGACCTCCAGTCGGCGGCACTCCCCCAGCTCACCGCGGTCGCGAACGAGCTCGGCATGACCGCGTTCCTCGTCGTGCTCGACCGCCACGACGTCGTCACCCTCGTCACGGTCGAGCCGACGCACGCGCACGGCACGGTCGCGCAACGACCCGGCACGAGGCATCCGCTCGCGACCGGTGCGCCGGGCATCGCGATCCAGTCCGTGCTGACCGAGGCGCAGTGGCGCGCGCTGCCCGACGAGCACCCGCGCGACGAGGCCGCCGAGGCGCTCGCACGCGGGTACGCGACCAGTCACGACGAGGTGATCCCCGGGCTCGCCGCGGTCGCGTCGCCGGTGTCCGCGCCCGGGCACCCGGTCGCGGCCATCGCGGTGGTCTACGTCGCCAGCGACCGCGACCCCGCCCCGATCGGAGCGCGACTCCGGCAGGCCGCCGCCGAGATCACCGCCGACCTGCGCTGA
- a CDS encoding FAD-binding monooxygenase → MQFHHHGYVSGDPRVEPAAGIGLDRPTELPDEVDVLIVGSGPAGMIAAAQLAQFPDVSTRLIERRDGRLVIGQADGIQARSVETFQAFGFAERIIAEAYRITEMAFWKPDPADPSRIVRTAVAPDDPAGISEFPHLIVNQARVLDHFAEFAANSPGRITPDYGWEFLGLEVDQTAETADQTAAETVAGEASVHPVAVRVRRTAGDDAGQERTIRAKYVIGADGARSRVRDAIGCRMAGDRSNHAWGVMDVLVVTDFPDIRTKCSIQSEAGNILLIPREGGHLFRMYVDLGEVAPDDAGAVRATTIEQIIAKANAIMHPYTLDVRHVAWHSVYEVGHRLTDRFDDVPADAVGRRHPRVFITGDACHTHSAKAGQGMNVSMQDGWNIAWKLGHVLEGRAPAALLETYSAERQVVAANLIDFDRTWSSMMARKPEEFDSPTELEDFYVRTAEFPAGFMTEYAPSLIVGPADHQSLATGYPIGKRFKSAPVARVCDGNPVQLGHHARADGRWRIYAFADAAGAGETSGPALPAFAEWLTASPDSPLAAVPDGVAPNDWFDVKVVYRQPHGEVDLGAVPRVFLPATGPFGLTDYEHVYAVDPADDVFAARGIDRGGAVVVVRPDQYVAHVLPLTATDELGAFFAPIVRTEPAAVSAGRR, encoded by the coding sequence GTGCAGTTCCACCACCACGGCTACGTGTCGGGCGACCCGCGGGTCGAACCCGCCGCGGGCATCGGGCTCGACCGGCCGACCGAGCTCCCCGACGAGGTCGACGTGCTGATCGTCGGGTCGGGCCCCGCGGGCATGATCGCGGCGGCGCAGCTCGCGCAGTTCCCCGACGTGTCGACCCGGCTCATCGAGCGCCGCGACGGCCGGCTGGTCATCGGCCAGGCCGACGGCATCCAGGCGCGCAGCGTCGAGACGTTCCAGGCGTTCGGCTTCGCCGAGCGCATCATCGCCGAGGCCTATCGCATCACCGAGATGGCCTTCTGGAAGCCCGACCCCGCCGACCCGTCGCGCATCGTGCGCACCGCGGTCGCGCCCGACGACCCCGCCGGCATCAGCGAGTTCCCGCACCTCATCGTGAACCAGGCGCGCGTGCTCGACCACTTCGCCGAGTTCGCCGCCAACTCGCCGGGCCGCATCACGCCCGACTACGGCTGGGAGTTCCTCGGGCTCGAGGTCGACCAGACCGCCGAGACCGCCGACCAGACCGCCGCCGAGACCGTCGCCGGCGAGGCATCCGTCCACCCCGTCGCCGTGCGCGTGCGGCGCACGGCCGGCGACGACGCCGGGCAGGAGCGCACCATCCGCGCCAAGTACGTCATCGGCGCCGACGGCGCGCGCAGCCGGGTGCGGGACGCGATCGGATGCCGCATGGCCGGCGACCGGTCCAACCACGCGTGGGGCGTGATGGACGTGCTCGTCGTCACCGACTTCCCCGACATCCGCACGAAGTGCTCGATCCAGTCGGAGGCAGGCAACATCCTGCTCATCCCGCGCGAGGGCGGGCACCTCTTCCGCATGTACGTCGACCTCGGCGAGGTCGCGCCCGACGACGCCGGCGCGGTGCGCGCGACCACGATCGAGCAGATCATCGCGAAGGCGAACGCGATCATGCACCCGTACACGCTCGACGTGCGGCACGTCGCCTGGCACAGCGTGTACGAGGTCGGGCACCGGCTCACCGACCGGTTCGACGACGTGCCCGCCGACGCGGTCGGCCGGCGCCACCCGCGCGTGTTCATCACCGGCGACGCCTGCCACACGCACAGCGCGAAGGCAGGGCAGGGCATGAACGTCTCGATGCAGGACGGCTGGAACATCGCCTGGAAGCTCGGCCACGTGCTCGAGGGCCGGGCGCCCGCCGCGCTGCTCGAGACCTACTCGGCCGAGCGGCAGGTGGTCGCTGCGAACCTGATCGACTTCGACCGCACCTGGTCGAGCATGATGGCGCGCAAGCCCGAGGAATTCGACAGCCCCACCGAGCTCGAGGACTTCTACGTGCGCACCGCCGAGTTCCCCGCCGGATTCATGACCGAGTACGCGCCGTCGCTCATCGTCGGGCCCGCCGATCATCAGTCGCTCGCGACCGGGTACCCGATCGGCAAGCGGTTCAAGTCGGCCCCGGTCGCGCGGGTCTGCGACGGCAACCCCGTGCAGCTCGGGCACCACGCCCGCGCCGACGGTCGCTGGCGCATCTACGCGTTCGCCGACGCGGCCGGCGCCGGTGAGACCTCCGGCCCGGCGCTCCCGGCCTTCGCCGAGTGGCTGACGGCCTCGCCCGACTCGCCGCTCGCCGCGGTGCCCGACGGCGTCGCGCCGAACGACTGGTTCGACGTCAAGGTCGTGTACCGGCAGCCGCACGGCGAGGTCGACCTGGGCGCGGTGCCGCGGGTGTTCCTGCCGGCGACCGGGCCGTTCGGGCTCACCGACTACGAGCACGTCTACGCCGTCGATCCCGCCGACGACGTCTTCGCGGCGCGGGGCATCGATCGCGGCGGCGCCGTCGTCGTCGTGCGGCCCGACCAGTACGTGGCGCACGTGCTGCCGCTCACCGCCACCGACGAGCTCGGTGCGTTCTTCGCGCCGATCGTGCGGACGGAGCCGGCCGCCGTCAGCGCAGGTCGGCGGTGA
- the menC gene encoding o-succinylbenzoate synthase: protein MRLEGFELRRVGMPLVGPFRTSFGTQTERDILLVRAVTDEGSGWGECVALPDPAYSPEYIDGAQDVMRRFLIPTLFAAGIADAYAVGEALHPFKGHRMAKAALEMAVLDAELRAEGRSFARELGGVHASVPAGVSVGIMDSIPQLLDTVGGYLDAGYVRIKLKIEPGWDLEPVRAVRERFGDDVPLQVDANTAYTLRDARHLARLDAFDLLLIEQPLEEEDVLGHAELAKLVQTPICLDESITSAQSAAAAIRLGATSVINVKPGRVGGYLEARRIHDLAAANGVPVWCGGMIESGIGRAANVALASLPGFTLPGDISASDRFYRTDLTPPFVMVDGRIDVPTGPGLGVEPIPELLDELTTATEWIAAP from the coding sequence ATGAGGCTTGAGGGCTTCGAACTGCGACGGGTGGGCATGCCGCTGGTGGGCCCGTTCCGCACCTCGTTCGGCACGCAGACCGAACGTGACATCCTGCTGGTGCGCGCGGTCACCGACGAGGGCTCGGGCTGGGGCGAGTGCGTCGCGCTGCCCGACCCCGCCTACTCGCCCGAGTACATCGACGGCGCGCAGGACGTGATGCGGCGGTTCCTGATTCCGACCCTCTTCGCGGCGGGCATCGCCGACGCGTACGCCGTCGGTGAGGCGCTGCATCCGTTCAAGGGCCATCGCATGGCCAAGGCCGCGCTCGAGATGGCGGTGCTGGACGCCGAGTTGCGCGCCGAGGGCCGCTCGTTCGCGCGCGAGCTGGGCGGCGTGCACGCGTCGGTGCCGGCTGGGGTGTCGGTCGGCATCATGGACTCGATTCCGCAGCTGCTCGACACGGTCGGCGGATACCTCGACGCCGGGTATGTGCGCATCAAGCTGAAGATCGAACCCGGGTGGGACCTCGAGCCGGTGCGCGCCGTGCGCGAGCGGTTCGGCGACGATGTGCCGCTGCAGGTCGACGCGAACACCGCGTACACCCTGCGGGATGCCCGGCATCTGGCCCGGCTCGACGCGTTCGACCTGCTGCTCATCGAGCAGCCGCTCGAGGAGGAGGACGTGCTCGGCCACGCCGAACTGGCGAAACTCGTGCAGACGCCGATCTGCCTCGACGAGTCGATCACCTCGGCGCAGTCGGCGGCCGCGGCGATCCGGCTCGGTGCCACGAGCGTGATCAACGTCAAGCCCGGCCGCGTCGGCGGGTACCTCGAGGCGCGGCGCATCCACGACCTCGCCGCGGCCAACGGCGTGCCGGTCTGGTGCGGCGGCATGATCGAGTCGGGCATCGGCCGGGCGGCGAACGTCGCGCTGGCGTCGCTGCCGGGGTTCACGCTGCCGGGCGACATCTCGGCCAGCGACCGGTTCTACCGCACCGACCTGACGCCGCCGTTCGTGATGGTCGACGGCCGCATCGACGTGCCGACGGGTCCGGGCCTCGGGGTCGAGCCGATTCCCGAACTGCTCGACGAGCTGACGACGGCGACCGAGTGGATCGCCGCGCCCTGA
- a CDS encoding MFS transporter → MAATMSRDQRLVLAIAVLASFVAFLDGTVVTVALPAITRELGGGLTTQQWTVDAYLITLGSLILVAGSASDVYGRWLIMRVGLIGFGLTSIAVAAAPSPEFLIVARALQGIAGALLVPSSLAIITANFRDEAQARAIGIWTALTTAAMVAGPLIGGLFVDFATWRLVFLINVLPIAVTLWLLVRLGHRDERRAGARIDWLGAALCTVGLGGIVFALIEQPNLGWGSPAIFLPLAIGVAAFAGFIVRQRFAPQPLMPLALFKIRNFWSGNIATLFVYAALSLNGFVLGVYLQQGAGLTATLAGLATLPSTLIMIGFSSRVGSWSGKLGPRRFMTIGPIIMAVGALLLLTVSEDFSYWWQVLPSVVVFGSGLTLTVTPLTSAILGAIDPARSGIASAVNNAVARVAGLIVIAMLAAIVGGQLDLNGFHRAAIVTAALMAAGGIVSWIWIRRPEEQAGSAAALEAQNADRPS, encoded by the coding sequence ATGGCCGCGACCATGTCCCGCGACCAGCGACTCGTGCTCGCGATCGCCGTGCTCGCGTCGTTCGTCGCGTTCCTCGACGGCACCGTCGTGACCGTCGCGCTGCCCGCCATCACCCGCGAGCTCGGCGGCGGGCTCACCACCCAGCAGTGGACCGTCGACGCGTACCTCATCACGCTCGGCTCGCTGATCCTGGTCGCCGGGTCGGCGAGCGACGTGTACGGGCGCTGGCTGATCATGCGCGTCGGCCTCATCGGCTTCGGCCTCACCTCGATCGCGGTGGCGGCCGCGCCCTCGCCCGAGTTCCTCATCGTCGCGCGGGCCCTGCAGGGCATCGCGGGTGCGCTGCTCGTGCCGAGCTCGCTCGCGATCATCACGGCGAACTTCCGCGACGAGGCGCAGGCGCGCGCCATCGGCATCTGGACCGCGCTCACCACCGCCGCGATGGTGGCGGGGCCCCTCATCGGTGGGCTGTTCGTGGACTTCGCCACGTGGCGGCTGGTGTTCCTCATCAACGTCCTGCCGATCGCGGTGACGCTCTGGTTGCTCGTGCGGCTCGGGCACCGCGACGAGCGGCGCGCCGGCGCCCGCATCGACTGGCTCGGCGCCGCGCTCTGCACGGTGGGGCTCGGCGGCATCGTGTTCGCCCTCATCGAGCAGCCGAACCTCGGCTGGGGCTCGCCCGCGATCTTCCTACCGCTCGCGATCGGGGTCGCCGCGTTCGCGGGGTTCATCGTGCGCCAGCGCTTCGCGCCGCAGCCGCTGATGCCGCTGGCGCTGTTCAAGATCCGCAACTTCTGGAGCGGCAACATCGCGACGCTGTTCGTCTACGCCGCGCTCTCGCTGAACGGATTCGTGCTCGGGGTCTACCTGCAGCAGGGCGCCGGGCTCACGGCGACCCTCGCCGGGCTCGCGACGCTGCCGTCGACGCTCATCATGATCGGCTTCAGCTCGCGGGTCGGCAGCTGGTCGGGCAAGCTCGGGCCGCGGCGGTTCATGACGATCGGGCCGATCATCATGGCGGTCGGCGCCCTGCTGCTGCTCACCGTGTCCGAGGACTTCTCGTACTGGTGGCAGGTGCTGCCGAGCGTCGTCGTGTTCGGCAGCGGCCTGACCCTCACCGTCACGCCGCTGACCAGCGCCATCCTCGGCGCGATCGACCCTGCCCGGTCGGGCATCGCGTCGGCCGTGAACAACGCCGTCGCCCGCGTCGCCGGCCTCATCGTGATCGCGATGCTCGCCGCGATCGTCGGCGGGCAGCTCGACCTGAACGGGTTCCACCGCGCCGCGATCGTGACGGCGGCGCTGATGGCCGCCGGCGGCATCGTCTCGTGGATCTGGATCCGCCGCCCCGAGGAGCAGGCCGGCAGCGCCGCCGCCCTCGAGGCGCAGAACGCCGACCGCCCCTCCTGA
- the narH gene encoding nitrate reductase subunit beta — MRVMAQMGMVMNLDKCIGCHTCSVTCKQAWTNRAGTEYVWFNNVETRPGQGYPRRYEDQEQWRGGWELNSRGRLKLRTGSRLKRLLTIFSSPVQPKLEDYYEPWTYDYQTLIDAPLGDDFPVARPKSLITGEDTKITWSANWDDDLGGATEHGHLDPIVQKVRRESEEAIKFQFEQTFMFYLPRICEHCLNPSCMASCPSGAIYKREEDGIVLVDQDRCRGWRQCITGCPYKKIYFNHKTGKAEKCTLCYPRLEVGIPTVCSETCVGRLRYLGLFLYDADRVTEAASTPNEQDLYEAQLDLMLDPDDPEVIRAAREQGIPDDWMDAARRSPVYALAKKYRVALPLHPEYRTMPMVWYIPPLSPIVDLLRDQGHDAEAAGTLFGAIEALRIPVEYLAELFTAGDTDLVTGVLRKLAAMRAFMRDVTLDRARDDSIPASVGMTESTVMEMYRLLAIAKYEERYVIPTAHYEQAHELEELGCSLDFDGGPYEMGGESGPFGEASGRPAPVAVETFQALRDRQTSDGAASGASLRGRVNLLNWDGNGAPPGLFPKRGEGEDS, encoded by the coding sequence GTGCGAGTCATGGCCCAGATGGGCATGGTGATGAACCTCGACAAGTGCATCGGATGCCACACCTGCTCGGTCACGTGCAAGCAGGCGTGGACGAACCGGGCGGGCACCGAGTACGTGTGGTTCAACAACGTCGAGACCCGGCCCGGGCAGGGCTACCCGCGTCGCTACGAAGACCAGGAGCAGTGGCGCGGCGGCTGGGAGCTGAACTCGCGCGGCCGCCTGAAGCTGCGCACCGGCAGCCGGCTGAAGCGTCTGCTCACGATCTTCTCGTCGCCCGTGCAGCCCAAGCTCGAGGACTACTACGAGCCGTGGACGTACGACTACCAGACCCTCATCGACGCGCCGCTGGGCGACGACTTCCCGGTGGCGCGGCCCAAGTCGCTCATCACGGGGGAGGACACCAAGATCACCTGGTCGGCGAACTGGGACGACGACCTCGGCGGCGCGACCGAGCACGGCCACCTCGACCCGATCGTGCAGAAGGTGCGCCGCGAGAGCGAAGAGGCGATCAAGTTCCAGTTCGAGCAGACGTTCATGTTCTACCTGCCGCGGATCTGCGAGCACTGCCTCAACCCGTCATGCATGGCCTCGTGCCCGTCGGGCGCGATCTACAAGCGGGAGGAGGACGGCATCGTCCTCGTCGACCAGGACCGGTGCCGGGGCTGGCGGCAGTGCATCACCGGATGCCCCTACAAGAAGATCTACTTCAACCACAAGACCGGCAAGGCCGAGAAGTGCACGCTCTGCTACCCGCGGCTCGAGGTCGGCATCCCGACGGTGTGCAGCGAGACCTGTGTGGGGCGCCTGCGCTACCTCGGGCTGTTCCTGTACGACGCGGACCGGGTGACCGAGGCGGCGTCGACGCCGAACGAGCAGGACCTCTACGAGGCTCAGCTCGACCTGATGCTCGACCCCGACGACCCCGAGGTGATCCGCGCGGCGCGCGAGCAGGGCATCCCCGACGACTGGATGGACGCGGCCCGCCGCTCGCCGGTGTACGCGCTCGCGAAGAAGTACCGGGTCGCGCTGCCGCTGCACCCCGAGTACCGCACGATGCCGATGGTCTGGTACATCCCGCCGCTGTCGCCGATCGTCGACCTGCTGCGCGACCAGGGCCACGACGCCGAGGCGGCCGGCACCCTGTTCGGCGCGATCGAGGCGCTGCGCATCCCCGTCGAGTACCTCGCCGAGCTGTTCACCGCGGGCGACACCGATCTGGTCACGGGCGTGCTGCGCAAGCTGGCCGCGATGCGCGCGTTCATGCGGGATGTCACGCTCGACCGCGCGCGCGACGACTCGATCCCGGCGTCGGTCGGGATGACCGAGTCGACCGTGATGGAGATGTACCGGCTGCTCGCGATCGCGAAGTACGAGGAGCGGTACGTCATCCCGACCGCGCACTACGAGCAGGCGCACGAGCTCGAGGAGCTCGGCTGCTCGCTCGACTTCGACGGCGGGCCGTACGAGATGGGCGGCGAGTCGGGTCCGTTCGGCGAGGCGAGCGGGCGCCCGGCACCCGTCGCGGTCGAGACGTTCCAGGCGCTGCGCGACCGGCAGACCTCCGACGGCGCCGCGAGCGGCGCCTCGCTGCGCGGCCGGGTGAACCTGCTCAACTGGGACGGCAACGGCGCCCCGCCCGGACTCTTCCCCAAGCGCGGCGAGGGCGAGGACTCCTGA
- the narI gene encoding respiratory nitrate reductase subunit gamma — protein MTVWDLLLWGILPYVMVAVLVGGLIWRYRYDQFGWTTRSSQLYESRLLRIGSPLFHFGILVVIVGHVVGLFIPKEWTEAVGVTEDVYHVMALGLGSVAGFATIAGVAILIWRRRTTGPVFMATTKNDKTMYVVLVAAIVAGLATTVISVFGPHEDTTYRETVSPWFRSLFVFQPDIAAMSEASFAFQLHTVIGMLLFMIWPFTRLVHAFTAPVHYLFRPYIVYRSRDGRPSASGGIRRGWAPVGTLDRDRDRVRSGRGPR, from the coding sequence ATGACCGTGTGGGACCTGCTGCTCTGGGGCATCCTGCCCTATGTCATGGTCGCCGTGCTCGTGGGCGGGCTGATCTGGCGCTACCGGTACGACCAGTTCGGGTGGACCACCCGGTCGTCGCAGCTCTACGAGTCGCGGCTGCTGCGCATCGGGTCGCCGCTGTTCCACTTCGGCATCCTGGTCGTGATCGTCGGCCACGTCGTCGGACTGTTCATCCCGAAGGAGTGGACCGAGGCGGTCGGCGTCACCGAGGACGTGTACCACGTGATGGCGCTCGGGCTCGGATCGGTCGCCGGCTTCGCGACCATCGCCGGCGTCGCCATCCTGATCTGGCGGCGCCGCACCACCGGGCCGGTGTTCATGGCGACGACGAAGAACGACAAGACCATGTACGTGGTGCTCGTCGCGGCCATCGTCGCCGGTCTCGCGACCACCGTGATCAGCGTCTTCGGGCCGCACGAGGACACCACCTACCGCGAGACGGTGTCGCCGTGGTTCCGGTCGCTGTTCGTCTTCCAGCCCGACATCGCCGCGATGTCCGAGGCGTCGTTCGCGTTCCAGCTGCACACCGTCATCGGCATGCTGCTGTTCATGATCTGGCCGTTCACCCGGCTGGTGCACGCCTTCACCGCGCCGGTGCACTACCTGTTCCGGCCGTACATCGTGTACCGGTCGCGTGACGGCCGGCCGAGCGCCTCGGGCGGCATCCGCCGCGGCTGGGCGCCCGTGGGCACCCTCGATCGCGACCGCGATCGGGTCCGCAGCGGAAGGGGACCGCGTTGA
- a CDS encoding nitrate/nitrite transporter — translation MTEASATVVPKAEALPGRGLNLGLALLSFAITFWAWNMIAPLAVHYAEELGLDPTQQAMLIATPVIVGSLGRILTGALTDRFGGRVMFTTLTAVSAVPVLLVMWAGDLGSYWLLIVFGFLLGIAGTTFAVGIPFVNAWYEPSRRGFATGLFGAGMGGTALSSFFTPRFVQWFGYEATHVIIAVVLLVVAALVWFMMRDSPAWKPNRDKVWPKLAAAGKLAVTWQMAFLYAVTFGGFVAFSTYLPTYLKAIYEYDLADAGARTAGFAIAAVVARPIGGWLSDKIGPAKVLGVSLAGAAVMAIVIALQPPPEFLAGLSFVLMALFLGLGTGAVFTWVAQRAPAERVGTVTGIVGAAGGLGGYFPPLVMGATYNAEANSYTIGLVLLCATAIVALAFTWFLARRKQAEA, via the coding sequence TTGACCGAGGCATCCGCCACCGTCGTACCGAAAGCCGAGGCGCTGCCCGGCCGCGGGCTCAACCTCGGGCTCGCCCTGCTGTCGTTCGCGATCACGTTCTGGGCCTGGAACATGATCGCTCCGCTCGCGGTGCACTACGCCGAGGAACTCGGTCTCGACCCGACGCAGCAGGCGATGCTCATCGCGACCCCCGTGATCGTCGGATCGCTGGGGCGGATCCTCACCGGCGCGCTCACCGACCGCTTCGGCGGCCGGGTCATGTTCACGACGCTCACCGCCGTGTCGGCCGTGCCCGTGCTGCTCGTGATGTGGGCCGGCGATCTCGGGTCGTACTGGCTGCTCATCGTGTTCGGGTTCCTCCTCGGCATCGCGGGCACCACGTTCGCCGTCGGCATCCCGTTCGTGAACGCCTGGTACGAACCCTCGCGGCGCGGCTTCGCGACCGGGCTGTTCGGCGCCGGCATGGGCGGCACCGCACTGTCGTCGTTCTTCACACCGCGCTTCGTGCAGTGGTTCGGCTACGAGGCGACCCACGTGATCATCGCGGTCGTGCTGCTGGTGGTCGCCGCACTGGTGTGGTTCATGATGCGCGACTCCCCCGCATGGAAGCCGAACCGCGACAAGGTCTGGCCGAAGCTCGCCGCCGCCGGCAAGCTCGCCGTCACCTGGCAGATGGCGTTCCTCTACGCAGTGACCTTCGGCGGGTTCGTGGCGTTCTCGACCTACCTGCCCACCTACCTCAAGGCGATCTACGAGTACGACCTCGCCGACGCCGGCGCGCGCACCGCGGGGTTCGCGATCGCGGCGGTCGTCGCGCGGCCGATCGGCGGCTGGCTGAGCGACAAGATCGGGCCCGCCAAGGTGCTCGGCGTCTCGCTCGCGGGCGCCGCGGTGATGGCGATCGTGATCGCGCTGCAGCCGCCGCCCGAGTTCCTCGCCGGCCTGTCGTTCGTGCTCATGGCGCTGTTCCTCGGGCTCGGCACGGGCGCGGTGTTCACCTGGGTCGCCCAGCGGGCGCCCGCCGAACGCGTGGGCACGGTGACCGGCATCGTGGGCGCGGCCGGCGGCCTCGGCGGGTACTTCCCGCCGCTGGTCATGGGGGCGACGTACAACGCCGAGGCGAACAGCTACACGATCGGGCTCGTGCTGCTGTGCGCGACCGCGATCGTGGCGCTGGCGTTCACGTGGTTCCTGGCGCGGCGCAAGCAGGCGGAGGCGTAG
- the narJ gene encoding nitrate reductase molybdenum cofactor assembly chaperone: MATARISRPVVYQAASVCLGYPDEDVLGLAGVIRRALAESAPAAEASFAPLLDWWATTPAAEVQRAYVDVFDLSKRHALYLSYWTDGDTRRRGMVLAEFKQRYREAGLVLGDTGELPDHLPLVLEYARHRPDDGADLLQSYRASLELIRIALAERGSPYAGVVAAVCATLPGRSPEDRQQAMAMAAAGPPSETVGLDATDPRLIPLEPTAPVPTGVMATGGRR; this comes from the coding sequence ATGGCCACGGCGCGGATTTCTCGCCCGGTCGTGTACCAGGCGGCGTCGGTGTGCCTCGGCTATCCCGACGAGGACGTGCTCGGCCTCGCCGGCGTCATCCGCCGCGCTCTGGCCGAGTCGGCGCCGGCGGCCGAGGCGTCCTTCGCCCCGCTGCTCGACTGGTGGGCGACCACCCCGGCCGCCGAGGTGCAGCGCGCGTACGTCGACGTCTTCGATCTGTCGAAGCGGCACGCGCTGTACCTCTCGTACTGGACCGACGGCGACACCCGCCGGCGCGGCATGGTGCTCGCCGAGTTCAAGCAGCGCTACCGCGAGGCCGGGCTCGTGCTCGGCGACACCGGGGAACTGCCCGATCACCTGCCGCTCGTGCTCGAGTACGCCAGGCACCGGCCCGACGACGGCGCCGACCTGCTGCAGTCGTACCGGGCGAGCCTCGAACTCATCCGCATCGCCCTCGCCGAACGCGGCTCGCCGTACGCCGGCGTCGTCGCCGCGGTCTGCGCCACGCTGCCCGGCCGCTCGCCCGAGGACCGCCAGCAGGCGATGGCGATGGCGGCCGCCGGGCCGCCGAGCGAAACCGTCGGGCTGGATGCGACCGACCCCAGGCTCATTCCGCTCGAGCCGACGGCGCCCGTGCCGACGGGTGTGATGGCGACAGGAGGCCGGCGATGA